The genomic interval GGCGAAGAACACCAAATTTATTGTGGGTATTATAATGGAGGGCTAGGAGTATACGAAGATTGGGCGGTATCTTTTAAATTAGAAAAAGGATATATGGCAACTTTTGCACAAGACGTTAATGGTTTAGGTGTTAGTAAAGTATATGTTGCACAAGATAATGATTTAGCTATTAATTTACCAGAAGCGCTACAGAAATCAATTTCATTTATACGTGTGAGCCCTTGGTTTCCAGTTGGTAAAAAAGGAAGTTTAGGAAATACAAAATGGACTACTGCAGATACCTATAATGTGACCTGGCATTATAACTGGACCTTAGCGGCATCTGATAAAAATTCAGGAACGCAATTTGTGCCAATGTCTTGGACTAAATCTAATAATAATGCCTATATAGAAAAGATGGAAGAGATTGGAAAAGATATGACCTTAAATCACCACATGGCATTTAATGAACCCGATAACTCAGATCAATCTAACTTAACGGTAGCACAAGCTTTAGAAGCCTATCCAAAACTATTGGCTTCTGGTCTTAGAATTGGTGCTCCAGGTGTAGAGAATATACAATATAGTGCAAATAACGATTCATTTAATGATGATGCTTGGATTAAAGAATTTATGGATTCTTGTGTAGTACGTGGTTATCGTGTAGATTTTATTCCAGCACATGATTATGTTCGTCGTTCAAAATCTACTTTTATAGAGCGATTTAAAGCGCTTCATGATAGATATAATCTTCCAATATGGGTAACAGAATACAACTATGGAAACCCAAATATGGGATCTGCAAATATTACCCAAGAAAAGGGGTATAATAATATAAAAAGCTTAACAGAAGCTCTAGAAGAGACAGACTTTATAGAGCGTTACAATTGGTATTATTTCTTCGGGCAAGCTACTGGTATAGGTGGTATGACGGATGGTCAACTAAATATTACAGGACAATTTTATAGAGATCTAGAATCTCCTGCACCTTCATACATTCAAGAAGTATATGAGCAAGGGGTAAACTTAGCAGTAAGCAATTTCGAGAAATCTAATGTTGGTCTTTATCCAAACCCAGTAACAGGTCGTTTATTAACTATTAAGTACACAGAACCTTCTTTATATACAAATGCAATTGTTACGATATATAATGTGTACGGTAAAGAAGTTTTAACCAAATCAAATGGAGCTAATCAAGTAGATGTTTCTCATTTAAGCAGTGGTGTTTATTTAGTTCAAATTGTATCTGGTGATATAAAAACGACTAAAAAAATTATCATTTCTAGTCAAAACTAAAACTTAATAAAATGAGAAATTTACTAAAGTTAATAGTCTTTTTATTCACTTTCTATGGATTTTCACAAACAAATCCATGTGGAACAATACTAAATGATACGTTTGATGAAGCAGGTGCATTACCAACCGAATGGACAGAATATAATACTACAGGTAGTGCAACTTTTGCTAGTGGTAAGTTAAAATTTGAACATAGTACAGATCAGCCATCAGCATACAGAACTTTTAACGCTATTTCAAATAAAGTAACGCTTTCTTTTGATGTATCTGCCAGTCGTTCTTATGCAAGTTGTCAGGTAAATTTAATCTCGGAAACAGGGCAATATTTAGCTACGCTTGATGTTGGTTCTAAATCTGCAAGTATACAATATGCAACAACCATTTTAGAAGGTGTTCCTGGTGGTTTTACTAATGGATCTCCAGAGATAACTTTACAAACAAACACCTTTTATGCAATTAATGCAAACATCAATTTTACTACCAAAACAATAGATTATTATGTAGATGGTGTATTAATGGCGGCAGATGTTCCGTTTCTAGAACCAGCAAATAATATTGCTAAAGTAGATATTCAATCATTATTTATGTATAATGATAATGGACAATTCCAATTCGATAATATTTATTTTTTAAGTGTAGATGAAAACCGTTTAAACTTAATGAGTAGTGTTAGTGTATCAGAAACCTTGCTTTCTGCAGTTTCTATTGGAGTTAATTACGGGCAATATCCGCAAACAGCAGTAGCTACTTTTCAAACAGTATTAAATGAAGTAAAAACAGTACTTGCAAATTGTGAGGCGACTTCTGCAGCAGTAGATCAAGCTTTGGCAGATTTACAAGCAGCAAAAGTAGTTTTTGAGGCTACAAAAAAAGATGATCCTGTTCTTGAAATTTATTCAGAATATGATTTTTCTGGTGATATGCACGAAATATATTGTGGTTTCTACAACGGTACTTTAGCTGCATACGATAACTGGGCAGTTTCATTTACCTTAGATAAAGGATATATGGCAACTTTTGCAGAAGATGTAAACGGCACCGGTGTAAGTAAGGTATATGTAGCGGCAGACCACGATTTAAGAATTAATCTTCCTGCAGAATTACAAAAGAAAGCTTCATTTATTCGTGTTTCTCCTTGGAGAGATGTTCATAAAAAAGGACTTGCAGGTGGAGGTACTGATGTTGCTGTTGCTTTAAATAACTCTTGGTATTACAATTGGAGCAATACTGGTGAAAATTTAGGAGAAATTGAATTTGTACCCAACCAATGGTCTGGTGGTTCCATCTCAAAATCGGTTAGTTTAGGTGAAAGAATGGATATTTCGCATCATATGGCTTTTAACGAACCAGATAATGATGACCAATCTAATATGACAACAGATAAGGCTATAGAAAAATATGAGTTGTTGCTAGCATCTGGTTTACGTTTGGGCTCTCCTGCAAATACAGATGGAGCAAAAGGAGCTACTTGGCGTAATGAATTTATGGAGAAAGCAGAAGCAAAAGGTTTACGTGTAGATTATATAGTAGTACATTATTATAAAAAAACATCTCCAGCTAATTTTTACAATTGGCTAAAAGCAATTCATGACAAATGGCAACGTCCAATTTGGATTAAAGAATTTAATTATGGCGCTCCATGGGTGTCTAATAAACCAGTAGACATTCAAGCTTCTAGTGATGGGTTAGAATCTTATATAAATATGTTAGATGATACTAGCTTTGTAGAGCGTTATTCTGTATTTACTTGGCAACCAGATAATGCAGAGCGTTTTACCTTTTTTACAGTACGTAGACCTATAGAATTAAATGTTTCTGGCATTATGTATAGAGACCATGTTTCACCTGTTGCGTATACCCAAGAAGTATATGAACAAGGTGTAAACTTAGCGGTAACAAGTTTTGAGAAATCTAATATTAGACTTTATCCAAACCCAATAACAGGTAAAGAGCTTACTATTAATTATGCAGCATCTTCAATAACAAACAATGTTGTTGTAAAAATATTTAATGTCTACGGAAAAGAGGTTTTTAAGAAAACAAATACTCCAAAGCAAATAGATGTTTCTAGTT from Polaribacter sejongensis carries:
- a CDS encoding glycosyl hydrolase, with protein sequence MKTKITFFLLLFSLTYFAQTDPCGSILNDTFDTAGALPTEWTEYSTTGSVTVANGKLKFEHSTALPGAFRTLTPITNDATFSFEVNASRNSVNGQVHLVSSTGKYLTGFSVGKGTASIKIATTLEDGVPGGFAEGTPVVTLNKDTDYNISAKIDFTTKKVNLYNGGELVYEDAPFLDEATDIAKIDIQIFYMYNNNGQFYFDNISFLNAAENRLSLMSNVGSAETQISSVKVGDKYGQYRQSDIDTFQAAINNAKVVLENCAANVAAIDQAIADIEAAKVAFEAVKVNDPVLKMYSGYGFSGEEHQIYCGYYNGGLGVYEDWAVSFKLEKGYMATFAQDVNGLGVSKVYVAQDNDLAINLPEALQKSISFIRVSPWFPVGKKGSLGNTKWTTADTYNVTWHYNWTLAASDKNSGTQFVPMSWTKSNNNAYIEKMEEIGKDMTLNHHMAFNEPDNSDQSNLTVAQALEAYPKLLASGLRIGAPGVENIQYSANNDSFNDDAWIKEFMDSCVVRGYRVDFIPAHDYVRRSKSTFIERFKALHDRYNLPIWVTEYNYGNPNMGSANITQEKGYNNIKSLTEALEETDFIERYNWYYFFGQATGIGGMTDGQLNITGQFYRDLESPAPSYIQEVYEQGVNLAVSNFEKSNVGLYPNPVTGRLLTIKYTEPSLYTNAIVTIYNVYGKEVLTKSNGANQVDVSHLSSGVYLVQIVSGDIKTTKKIIISSQN
- a CDS encoding glycosyl hydrolase, whose product is MRNLLKLIVFLFTFYGFSQTNPCGTILNDTFDEAGALPTEWTEYNTTGSATFASGKLKFEHSTDQPSAYRTFNAISNKVTLSFDVSASRSYASCQVNLISETGQYLATLDVGSKSASIQYATTILEGVPGGFTNGSPEITLQTNTFYAINANINFTTKTIDYYVDGVLMAADVPFLEPANNIAKVDIQSLFMYNDNGQFQFDNIYFLSVDENRLNLMSSVSVSETLLSAVSIGVNYGQYPQTAVATFQTVLNEVKTVLANCEATSAAVDQALADLQAAKVVFEATKKDDPVLEIYSEYDFSGDMHEIYCGFYNGTLAAYDNWAVSFTLDKGYMATFAEDVNGTGVSKVYVAADHDLRINLPAELQKKASFIRVSPWRDVHKKGLAGGGTDVAVALNNSWYYNWSNTGENLGEIEFVPNQWSGGSISKSVSLGERMDISHHMAFNEPDNDDQSNMTTDKAIEKYELLLASGLRLGSPANTDGAKGATWRNEFMEKAEAKGLRVDYIVVHYYKKTSPANFYNWLKAIHDKWQRPIWIKEFNYGAPWVSNKPVDIQASSDGLESYINMLDDTSFVERYSVFTWQPDNAERFTFFTVRRPIELNVSGIMYRDHVSPVAYTQEVYEQGVNLAVTSFEKSNIRLYPNPITGKELTINYAASSITNNVVVKIFNVYGKEVFKKTNTPKQIDVSSLSNGVYLVQMISGDKKINKKIIITNQ